One segment of Pleomorphomonas sp. PLEO DNA contains the following:
- a CDS encoding pyridoxamine 5'-phosphate oxidase family protein: MPELLSFHVAYLEKATFFCLATGDSTGLDASPRGGPPGFVRVLDSKTVAFADWPGNNRIESMRNLTQDDRLGMLFLFPGLDVFMRINGHSRISENAALCSSLVEGRRYPKPPSSSRWTRSCSIAERL; encoded by the coding sequence ATGCCGGAGCTCCTGTCATTTCATGTCGCCTATTTGGAGAAGGCGACGTTTTTCTGCCTCGCCACAGGCGATAGCACCGGGCTCGATGCGTCGCCGCGCGGAGGTCCGCCGGGCTTCGTTCGCGTGCTGGACAGCAAGACCGTGGCGTTCGCCGACTGGCCGGGAAACAACCGAATCGAATCCATGCGCAACCTCACGCAGGACGACCGGCTTGGCATGCTGTTCCTGTTCCCTGGCCTCGACGTGTTCATGCGGATCAATGGACACAGCCGCATATCCGAAAATGCGGCGCTTTGCTCAAGTCTGGTGGAGGGCCGAAGGTACCCAAAACCGCCATCATCGTCACGGTGGACGAGGTCCTGTTCCATTGCGGAAAGGCTGTGA
- the mltG gene encoding endolytic transglycosylase MltG, with amino-acid sequence MDDRQDATDTPDGIKTRVNPKSPREALAPEQAPPLPRSRRARNPIVVVMNGLVTLLLLGVFAAGAVLYWGKSEFEKPGPLTEEKVVVIPADSGVVRVADILQTEGVIENPYDMLGHYIFVGGVRAYQQQGRLKAGEYAFPAGVSMRGVMNMLVSGKAIMHQITFPEGLTSQQIVERLKQSEFLTGAVPTVPAEGTLLPETYSFTRGASRGQILEQMKTAHAKTLDEIWAGRNRDLPFSNPMELVTLASIVEKETGKADERPHVASVFLNRLEHNMRLQSDPTIIYGLVGGAGTLGRSITRADIDKPTPYNTYHVNGLPPGPIANPGRAALEAVANPSNTKDLYFVADGTGGHIFAASLTEHNRNVVKWRKVERERAAAGKPDVDTKDPDAVDLPPDSDSDAPAAKADPNDLLDGETPRDPKLPVLPQPKPE; translated from the coding sequence ATGGACGACAGGCAGGACGCAACAGACACCCCTGACGGGATCAAAACGCGGGTCAATCCGAAAAGCCCGCGGGAGGCGCTTGCGCCCGAGCAAGCACCGCCCTTGCCGCGGTCGCGCCGAGCCCGCAACCCGATCGTCGTCGTTATGAACGGCCTCGTGACCCTGCTGCTGCTCGGTGTTTTCGCTGCCGGTGCCGTGCTCTATTGGGGCAAGAGCGAGTTCGAGAAGCCCGGCCCGCTGACTGAGGAAAAGGTCGTCGTCATACCTGCCGATTCCGGCGTCGTCCGCGTCGCTGACATCCTGCAGACCGAGGGGGTGATCGAAAACCCCTACGATATGCTCGGCCACTATATCTTTGTCGGCGGTGTGCGCGCCTACCAGCAGCAAGGCCGACTCAAGGCCGGTGAATACGCGTTCCCGGCCGGCGTCAGCATGCGTGGCGTGATGAACATGCTGGTCTCGGGCAAGGCGATCATGCATCAGATCACCTTCCCAGAGGGCCTCACCTCCCAGCAGATCGTCGAGCGCTTGAAGCAAAGCGAATTCCTCACCGGCGCGGTTCCGACCGTGCCCGCCGAAGGCACACTGCTGCCGGAGACTTACAGCTTCACGCGCGGCGCCTCCCGCGGTCAGATCCTCGAGCAGATGAAAACGGCCCACGCCAAGACGCTCGATGAGATCTGGGCTGGCCGCAACCGCGACCTCCCCTTCTCCAACCCGATGGAGTTGGTGACGCTGGCTTCGATCGTCGAGAAGGAAACCGGCAAGGCCGACGAACGGCCGCATGTCGCTTCCGTGTTCCTCAACCGGCTCGAACACAACATGCGCCTGCAGTCGGATCCGACGATCATTTACGGCCTCGTCGGCGGAGCCGGCACGCTCGGCCGATCAATCACCCGCGCCGATATCGATAAGCCCACGCCTTACAACACGTATCACGTCAATGGCCTGCCGCCGGGGCCTATCGCCAACCCCGGCCGTGCCGCGCTGGAAGCGGTGGCCAATCCGTCCAATACCAAGGATCTGTATTTCGTCGCCGACGGCACTGGCGGGCACATTTTCGCGGCCAGCCTCACAGAGCACAATCGCAACGTCGTAAAATGGCGCAAGGTTGAGCGTGAGAGAGCCGCCGCCGGTAAGCCCGATGTCGATACCAAGGATCCGGACGCCGTTGACCTGCCACCAGACAGCGACAGCGACGCTCCGGCTGCGAAGGCAGACCCCAACGATCTGTTGGATGGCGAAACACCGCGTGACCCCAAACTGCCGGTACTGCCCCAACCAAAACCGGAATGA
- the fabF gene encoding beta-ketoacyl-ACP synthase II gives MRRVVITGLGMVTPLGCGVEHNWAAIKAGKSGIRRIESIPVDDIACQIAGVIPRGDGTGATFNPDHAMDPKDQRKVDDFIIFALEAARQAVEDSGWQPTDYDDQVRSGVLVGSGIGGINGIVEAGYTLRDKGPRRVSPFFIPGRLINLTAGYISIAHGYKGPNSSVVTACSTGSHAIGDAARLIANDEADVMLAGGAESPICRLSLAGFASMKALCFAFNDRPEQGSRPYDRDRDGFVMGEGAGVVVVEELEHAKKRGATIYGEIVGYGMSGDAYHITAPSEDGDGAYRCMKAALRHAKISPEEIGYVNAHGTSTMADGIEVGAVERLFGDAAKNLAMSSTKSMTGHLLGAAGAIEAIYTTLAIRDSILPPTINLDNPNVETPIDLVPHKAKEKKLRYALSNSFGFGGTNASLIVKAFEG, from the coding sequence ATGAGACGAGTCGTCATCACCGGTCTCGGCATGGTCACGCCGCTCGGCTGCGGTGTCGAGCACAACTGGGCTGCCATCAAGGCCGGTAAGAGCGGCATTCGCCGCATTGAATCCATTCCTGTCGACGATATCGCCTGCCAGATCGCCGGTGTTATTCCACGCGGCGACGGCACTGGTGCGACCTTCAATCCTGATCATGCGATGGATCCCAAGGACCAGCGCAAGGTCGACGATTTCATCATCTTCGCGCTCGAGGCCGCCCGCCAGGCGGTCGAGGATAGCGGCTGGCAGCCGACCGACTATGACGATCAGGTGCGTTCCGGTGTGCTGGTTGGCTCCGGCATCGGTGGCATCAACGGCATCGTCGAAGCGGGTTACACGTTGCGCGACAAGGGGCCGCGCCGCGTTTCTCCCTTCTTCATCCCCGGCCGCCTGATCAACCTCACCGCCGGCTATATCTCCATTGCCCACGGCTATAAGGGCCCGAACTCGTCGGTCGTCACCGCCTGTTCGACCGGTTCGCACGCCATCGGCGACGCAGCGCGGCTGATTGCCAACGATGAGGCGGACGTCATGCTTGCCGGCGGCGCGGAAAGCCCGATCTGCCGTCTCTCGCTCGCCGGCTTTGCTTCGATGAAGGCGCTCTGCTTCGCCTTCAATGACCGTCCGGAACAGGGCTCGCGCCCCTATGATCGCGACCGTGATGGTTTCGTGATGGGCGAAGGCGCCGGCGTTGTCGTCGTCGAAGAGCTGGAGCACGCCAAGAAGCGCGGCGCCACCATCTACGGTGAAATCGTCGGCTACGGCATGTCAGGCGACGCCTACCACATCACCGCTCCTTCCGAGGACGGCGACGGTGCGTACCGCTGCATGAAGGCCGCCCTGCGCCATGCCAAGATCTCGCCGGAGGAGATCGGCTACGTCAATGCCCACGGCACGTCGACCATGGCCGACGGTATCGAAGTGGGCGCCGTCGAACGGCTGTTCGGCGACGCAGCGAAAAATCTGGCCATGTCCTCGACCAAGTCGATGACCGGCCACCTTCTGGGTGCCGCGGGCGCGATCGAGGCGATCTACACCACGCTTGCCATACGCGACAGCATCCTGCCGCCAACCATCAATCTCGACAATCCCAACGTCGAGACTCCGATCGACCTCGTGCCGCACAAGGCCAAGGAAAAGAAGCTGCGTTACGCACTCTCGAACTCCTTCGGTTTCGGTGGCACCAACGCCTCGCTGATCGTCAAGGCCTTCGAGGGCTGA
- a CDS encoding acyl carrier protein: protein MSEVAEKVKNIVIDHLGVDADKVVLEASFIEDLGADSLDTVELVMAFEEAFGVEIPDDAAETILTVGDAVKFLEKATA from the coding sequence ATGAGCGAAGTCGCTGAAAAGGTGAAGAACATCGTTATCGACCATCTCGGCGTGGATGCCGACAAGGTGGTTCTCGAGGCCTCCTTCATCGAAGATCTGGGTGCCGACTCGCTCGACACCGTCGAACTGGTCATGGCCTTCGAAGAAGCCTTTGGCGTCGAGATCCCCGATGATGCCGCCGAGACGATCCTGACGGTCGGCGACGCCGTCAAGTTTCTCGAGAAGGCGACGGCCTAA
- the fabG gene encoding 3-oxoacyl-[acyl-carrier-protein] reductase, translated as MFDLTGMTALVTGASGGIGGAIATALHAQGAKVVLSGTRLAPLEELAARLGERTHVVTGNLADRADVDRLFTEAEAALGQVDILINNAGITRDGLFMRMKDEDWDQVIEVNLTSGFRLARAAVKGMMKRRFGRVIGITSVVGVTGNPGQGNYAAAKAGMIGMTKALAAEVATRGITANCVAPGFIETPMTEALNDKQKEGTLAAVPMGRLGTSEEIAAACVYLASREAAYVTGQTLHVNGGMAMI; from the coding sequence ATGTTCGACTTGACTGGAATGACGGCGTTGGTGACCGGTGCCTCCGGTGGCATCGGCGGCGCGATCGCCACCGCGCTTCATGCGCAGGGCGCAAAGGTGGTGCTCTCAGGCACCCGCCTTGCGCCGCTTGAAGAGCTGGCCGCCCGGTTGGGGGAACGCACGCATGTCGTCACCGGCAATCTTGCCGATCGCGCCGACGTCGACCGTCTGTTCACTGAGGCCGAGGCTGCCCTTGGTCAGGTCGACATCCTGATCAACAATGCCGGCATCACCCGCGACGGCCTGTTCATGCGCATGAAGGACGAAGACTGGGACCAGGTGATCGAGGTCAACCTCACCTCCGGCTTCCGCCTCGCCCGCGCCGCCGTCAAGGGCATGATGAAGCGCCGCTTCGGCCGCGTCATCGGCATCACCTCCGTCGTTGGCGTCACCGGCAATCCCGGCCAGGGCAACTATGCCGCGGCCAAGGCCGGCATGATCGGAATGACCAAGGCGCTAGCCGCCGAGGTGGCGACCCGCGGCATCACTGCCAACTGCGTGGCGCCGGGCTTCATCGAGACGCCAATGACCGAGGCGCTCAACGACAAACAGAAGGAAGGCACGCTCGCCGCCGTGCCGATGGGCCGGCTCGGCACCTCGGAAGAGATCGCCGCGGCCTGCGTCTATCTGGCGAGCCGCGAGGCAGCCTATGTCACCGGCCAGACGCTGCACGTCAACGGCGGCATGGCGATGATCTAG
- a CDS encoding VOC family protein: protein MTTKPHFSAVSIIALGVADLARARAFYEALGFSAGPGSSENIVFFQIGGLVLSLFPRGLLAEDAEVADDGHGFDGVTLAHNYSSEDAVDAAMAHALASGATLRKKPRKVFWGGYSGYFADPDGHLWEVAYNPFVKVDDHGIVTL, encoded by the coding sequence ATGACGACCAAGCCACATTTTTCCGCCGTATCGATCATCGCACTCGGCGTTGCCGATCTTGCTCGCGCGCGTGCCTTCTATGAAGCGCTGGGATTTAGTGCCGGGCCTGGCTCGAGCGAAAATATCGTTTTCTTTCAGATCGGTGGGCTCGTGCTGTCGCTCTTTCCGCGAGGGTTGCTTGCTGAAGATGCCGAAGTTGCCGATGACGGTCATGGCTTCGATGGCGTGACGCTTGCCCACAATTATTCGTCGGAAGACGCGGTGGACGCGGCGATGGCGCACGCGCTCGCCTCAGGCGCGACGCTCAGGAAGAAGCCGCGGAAGGTATTCTGGGGCGGGTATTCAGGCTATTTCGCCGATCCCGACGGTCATCTCTGGGAAGTGGCCTACAATCCCTTCGTCAAGGTCGATGATCATGGCATAGTGACGCTTTGA
- a CDS encoding CoA-binding protein, with the protein MAIDGKTDDDITRILEETRTIAVVGASQNPSRAVYGVMGFLIGRGYEVYPVNPGLAGQELQGRTVYASLAEVPAEIDMVDVFRNSEAAGDTIDEALALAVPPKTIWLQLGVINQAGFERAEAKGVRVVMDRCPAIEGPRLGV; encoded by the coding sequence ATGGCCATCGACGGCAAGACCGACGACGACATCACCCGCATCCTCGAGGAGACGCGAACCATCGCCGTGGTCGGCGCCAGCCAGAATCCATCGCGCGCCGTCTACGGCGTCATGGGTTTTCTGATCGGGCGTGGCTATGAGGTGTACCCGGTCAATCCGGGCCTCGCCGGGCAGGAATTGCAGGGGCGGACGGTCTACGCCAGCCTCGCCGAGGTCCCCGCCGAGATCGACATGGTCGACGTGTTCCGCAATTCCGAGGCGGCGGGCGACACCATCGACGAGGCGTTGGCGCTGGCTGTACCGCCCAAGACCATCTGGCTGCAGCTCGGTGTGATCAACCAAGCGGGCTTCGAACGGGCCGAGGCGAAGGGCGTCAGAGTCGTGATGGACCGTTGCCCGGCCATTGAGGGCCCCAGGCTCGGCGTGTGA
- the rnr gene encoding ribonuclease R has product MARKLRPTDEPATPTREAILRFIAEHPGKGTKRDIARAFEVHGEGRVVLKRILKELEGEGLIERQHRRFAEPGALPAVLACDIVSRDRDGDLYAEPAEWDPDQGPRPRFIVAAMRRRRGEHGPAAGLGDRVLARVVDLPDGYEGPARAGIRVMKVLEKKPEGVLGILRVTDGGARLLPISKKQHEELVIDAADLGTAQDGDLVSVDVIRSGRFGLSRARVRETIGNLRSEKAVSTIAIHANDIPYIFPEAVIREAEAAKPASMAGREDWRALPLVTIDPPDAKDHDDAVHAIADEDPTNAGGYIVTVAIADVAAYIRPGSNLDREALKRGNSVYFPDRVIPMLPEKISNDLCSLKEGVDRPAIAVRMVFDAEGRKKSHTFHRIMMRSAAKLSYVEAQAAIDGVPNEHTGPLVDNILKPLWAAYDILASARDARGPLDLNLPERKVLLKPDGTVDRIATPERLTAHRLIEEFMIQANVAAAETLEKRRTPLLYRIHDQPSLAKLESLREFLATLDMKIAKQGNLQPELFNRILERVEGTPQAYLVNEVVLRSQSQAEYSPVNIGHFGLNLRKYAHFTSPIRRYADLVVHRGLITAAGFGDDGLPDGVEETLIRVAEEISVAERRAMQAERETIDRLIAGWLADRVGAAFRGRISGVTKAGLFIRLDETGADGFIPISTLGDDYFAFDEARHALIGSKSGETYRLGDAVEVRLVEAAPFAGALRFEMMSEGSAGRPLGRGAAMRAAKARKDRQRKDQMNKVRRGR; this is encoded by the coding sequence TTGGCCCGCAAGCTCCGCCCGACCGACGAACCCGCCACCCCGACCAGGGAGGCGATCCTCCGCTTCATCGCGGAGCATCCCGGTAAGGGAACCAAGCGCGACATCGCCCGCGCTTTCGAGGTACACGGCGAGGGCCGCGTCGTTCTGAAACGGATTCTGAAGGAACTCGAAGGCGAGGGTTTGATCGAGCGCCAACACCGTCGCTTCGCCGAACCTGGCGCCCTGCCGGCTGTGCTGGCTTGCGACATTGTCAGCCGCGACCGCGACGGCGATCTTTACGCCGAGCCCGCGGAATGGGATCCCGACCAGGGGCCGAGGCCACGCTTCATCGTCGCGGCCATGCGCCGCCGACGCGGCGAGCACGGACCGGCCGCTGGCCTTGGTGATCGCGTTTTGGCCCGCGTCGTCGACCTTCCGGACGGGTATGAAGGTCCCGCTCGCGCCGGCATTCGCGTCATGAAGGTGCTGGAAAAGAAGCCTGAAGGCGTGCTCGGCATCCTGCGCGTCACCGATGGCGGCGCGCGACTGCTACCAATCTCCAAAAAGCAACACGAAGAACTGGTCATAGACGCTGCCGACCTAGGCACGGCCCAGGATGGCGACCTTGTTTCGGTTGACGTCATCCGTTCCGGCCGTTTCGGCCTCAGCCGCGCCCGGGTGCGCGAGACGATCGGCAATCTCCGCTCGGAAAAAGCGGTGTCGACCATTGCCATCCACGCCAACGACATCCCCTATATCTTCCCTGAAGCGGTGATCCGCGAGGCGGAAGCGGCGAAACCTGCCAGCATGGCCGGCCGCGAGGACTGGCGCGCCCTCCCCCTCGTCACCATCGATCCGCCGGATGCCAAGGATCACGACGACGCCGTTCATGCCATCGCCGATGAAGATCCGACGAATGCCGGCGGTTACATCGTTACCGTCGCCATCGCCGACGTCGCCGCTTATATCCGTCCCGGTTCCAATCTTGATCGTGAGGCGTTGAAGCGCGGTAACTCGGTCTACTTCCCCGACCGTGTCATCCCGATGCTGCCGGAAAAGATCTCCAACGATCTCTGCTCATTGAAGGAAGGCGTCGACCGACCGGCCATCGCCGTCCGCATGGTGTTTGACGCCGAAGGCCGCAAGAAGAGCCATACCTTCCACCGGATCATGATGCGTTCGGCGGCCAAGCTCTCCTATGTCGAGGCACAGGCGGCGATCGATGGCGTCCCGAACGAACACACCGGTCCGCTCGTCGACAACATATTGAAGCCGCTTTGGGCCGCTTATGACATTCTGGCATCTGCCCGCGACGCGCGCGGACCGCTCGATCTCAATTTGCCTGAGCGCAAGGTGCTGCTCAAACCGGACGGCACCGTCGACCGCATCGCTACGCCGGAGCGACTCACCGCCCACCGGTTGATCGAAGAGTTCATGATCCAGGCCAATGTGGCCGCCGCCGAGACGCTTGAGAAGCGCCGCACGCCTCTGCTCTATCGCATCCATGACCAGCCTTCGCTCGCCAAGTTGGAATCGCTGCGTGAGTTCCTGGCGACGCTCGACATGAAGATCGCCAAGCAAGGCAACCTGCAGCCAGAGCTGTTCAACCGCATTCTCGAGCGGGTCGAGGGCACGCCACAGGCCTATCTCGTCAACGAGGTGGTGCTGCGCTCGCAGAGCCAGGCCGAATACTCACCGGTCAACATCGGCCACTTCGGTCTCAATCTCAGGAAATACGCCCACTTCACCTCGCCGATCCGTCGTTACGCCGATCTGGTCGTTCATCGCGGGCTGATCACCGCCGCTGGCTTTGGCGACGATGGCCTGCCCGATGGCGTCGAAGAGACGCTGATACGGGTTGCCGAAGAGATTTCGGTCGCCGAGCGGCGCGCCATGCAGGCTGAACGCGAAACCATCGACAGGCTGATCGCTGGCTGGCTTGCCGACCGGGTCGGCGCCGCCTTCCGCGGTCGCATTTCCGGTGTCACCAAGGCCGGCCTGTTCATCCGCCTCGACGAGACCGGCGCCGATGGCTTCATCCCCATTTCAACGCTGGGCGATGATTACTTTGCCTTCGACGAGGCGCGTCATGCGCTGATCGGCTCGAAATCCGGCGAGACCTACCGACTGGGCGACGCCGTCGAGGTCCGCCTCGTCGAGGCGGCGCCGTTTGCCGGCGCCCTGCGCTTCGAGATGATGTCGGAAGGCAGCGCCGGCCGGCCGCTTGGTCGCGGTGCCGCCATGCGCGCCGCCAAGGCCCGCAAGGACAGGCAACGCAAGGATCAGATGAATAAGGTGAGGCGCGGACGGTAG
- a CDS encoding GGDEF domain-containing protein — MAADSALQLIAFGGWLDILRSWVITTGVIALVAYPVGVYLGTTRLEHYRTKTKLIEQSLADSLTGLRNRASLPIDYDAGPESDRLIILLSLDRFKVVNERHGHVIGDRVLIRSARLIAEELANLGNIYRTDGTEFTVLATGHTVADAKAQVLALLARFESTNFGTLEKPVCLTASAGIADVPSATTFTMAFAAVDAALETAKATGRSRVCLASEPATPGIVEGDEVIWSSDLSPHHGRASHP, encoded by the coding sequence TTGGCTGCGGATTCTGCCCTGCAGCTGATCGCCTTCGGTGGTTGGCTCGACATCCTTCGCAGCTGGGTGATCACCACCGGCGTCATCGCTCTGGTCGCCTATCCCGTTGGCGTCTACCTTGGCACGACGCGCCTCGAGCATTACCGCACCAAGACCAAGCTGATCGAACAGAGCCTCGCCGACAGCCTCACCGGTCTCAGAAATCGTGCCTCGCTGCCGATTGATTATGATGCCGGCCCGGAAAGCGACCGTCTGATCATTCTCCTGTCCCTCGACCGCTTCAAGGTCGTAAACGAGCGCCACGGTCACGTTATCGGCGATCGGGTTCTGATCCGCTCTGCCCGATTGATTGCCGAGGAGTTGGCTAATCTCGGCAACATCTACCGAACCGATGGAACGGAATTCACCGTTCTTGCGACCGGTCACACCGTCGCCGATGCCAAGGCTCAAGTCCTGGCATTGTTGGCTCGGTTTGAGAGCACCAATTTCGGCACTTTGGAAAAACCAGTGTGCCTGACCGCCTCGGCCGGCATCGCCGATGTACCCTCTGCTACGACCTTCACAATGGCTTTTGCCGCCGTCGACGCGGCGCTCGAAACCGCCAAAGCCACGGGCCGTAGTCGTGTCTGCCTCGCCTCCGAGCCGGCTACTCCCGGCATCGTCGAAGGCGACGAGGTGATATGGAGCTCCGATTTGTCTCCACACCACGGCAGAGCCAGCCACCCCTGA
- the topA gene encoding type I DNA topoisomerase, protein MNLVIVESPAKAKTINKYLGRDYTVLASYGHIRDLPAKDGSVLPDDDFAMIWEVDGKSGKRMSDIAAALKDADKLILATDPDREGEAISWHVLEVLGAKRGALKGKTIQRVVFNAITKQAVLDAMAKPRDVDQPLVEAYLARRALDYLVGFTLSPVLWRKLPGARSAGRVQSVALRLVCDRENEIEIFKPQEYWSIIARLANPTGDEFEARLSEWQGKKIGRLDISDGVTANEIRAFLNSATLAVTDAEQKPQKRHPFAPFTTSTLQQEASRKLGFSAQRTMQVAQRLYEGADIGGETVGLITYMRTDGVQIAPEAINAARRVIVQEYGERYLPEKPRVYSAKAKNAQEAHEAIRPTELSRLPNTVARYLEADEARLYELVWKRTIASQMQSADFERTTVDITATSGGATAGMRATGSVLKFDGFLALYQESRDDEEDEDGSRLPPLSIGDALSRKSVAASQHFTEPPPRYTEATLVKKMEELGIGRPSTYASTLATLRDRDYVTIDKKRLVPSDKGRIVTAFLESFFTRYVEYDFTASLEEDLDRISAGEAEWREVLRRFWTDFNTRVGEVKELRVAEVIDALNDDLAAHIFPDRGDGSDPRSCPTCGTGRLSLKLGRFGSFIGCSNYPECRFTRQLGGDGEAESALGEGGVKLLGTDPESGLDVTLRSGRFGPYVQLGEEGKPKRASLPKDWTVENIDLERACRLLSLPRTIGDHPETGKPIEANIGRYGPYVSHDGTYANLSSVDEVFDVGLNRAVAVLAEKKERGGRTRATPAALKSLGEHPASGGEITVRDGRYGPYVAWDKINATLPRGKDPQTLTLEEALALIADKAAKTPTKGKAAKAPKASAKAAAEGDTGGKKKAAPKAAATAAAAKGAKKAATKPKTSKAKPA, encoded by the coding sequence ATGAACCTTGTGATCGTGGAGTCGCCTGCCAAGGCGAAAACCATCAACAAATACCTCGGCCGCGATTACACGGTGCTGGCATCTTATGGCCATATCCGCGACCTGCCGGCAAAGGATGGTTCGGTTCTTCCCGACGACGATTTCGCCATGATTTGGGAAGTCGACGGCAAATCCGGCAAGCGCATGTCCGACATCGCCGCCGCGCTGAAGGATGCCGACAAGCTCATCCTCGCCACCGACCCTGATCGCGAGGGTGAGGCGATTTCCTGGCATGTGCTCGAGGTGCTCGGCGCCAAGCGCGGCGCGCTCAAGGGCAAGACCATTCAGCGCGTCGTCTTCAACGCCATCACCAAGCAGGCCGTGCTCGACGCCATGGCCAAGCCGCGCGATGTCGATCAGCCGCTGGTGGAGGCCTATCTGGCCCGTCGCGCGCTCGACTATCTCGTCGGGTTCACACTGTCGCCCGTTCTCTGGCGCAAGCTGCCCGGCGCCCGTTCGGCCGGCCGCGTGCAGTCGGTGGCGCTGCGCCTCGTCTGCGACCGCGAAAACGAGATCGAGATCTTCAAGCCGCAGGAATACTGGTCGATTATCGCTCGGCTGGCCAATCCGACCGGCGACGAGTTCGAAGCCCGACTTTCCGAATGGCAGGGCAAGAAAATTGGCCGCCTCGACATTTCCGACGGCGTGACCGCCAACGAGATCCGCGCGTTTCTGAACAGCGCCACCCTGGCGGTGACCGACGCCGAGCAGAAGCCGCAGAAGCGCCATCCCTTTGCGCCCTTCACGACCTCGACGTTGCAGCAGGAGGCCTCGCGCAAGCTTGGCTTCTCGGCTCAGCGCACCATGCAGGTGGCCCAGCGCCTCTATGAGGGCGCCGACATCGGCGGCGAAACGGTCGGCCTGATCACCTATATGCGTACCGACGGCGTGCAGATTGCACCGGAGGCGATCAATGCCGCTCGCCGGGTGATCGTCCAGGAGTATGGCGAGCGCTACCTGCCGGAAAAGCCCCGCGTTTATTCCGCCAAGGCCAAAAACGCCCAGGAAGCGCACGAGGCCATCCGCCCGACCGAACTGTCCCGCCTGCCGAATACGGTAGCCCGCTATCTCGAAGCCGATGAAGCGCGTCTCTACGAGCTTGTCTGGAAGCGCACGATCGCCAGCCAGATGCAGAGCGCCGACTTCGAGCGCACCACCGTCGACATCACCGCAACCAGCGGCGGCGCGACGGCGGGGATGCGGGCCACTGGCTCGGTGCTGAAGTTCGACGGTTTCCTGGCCCTCTACCAGGAAAGCCGCGACGACGAGGAAGACGAGGACGGCTCCCGCCTGCCGCCGCTTTCCATTGGCGATGCTCTGTCGCGCAAGTCGGTTGCTGCCAGCCAGCATTTCACCGAGCCGCCGCCGCGCTACACCGAAGCGACGCTGGTCAAGAAGATGGAAGAGCTCGGCATCGGCCGTCCCTCCACCTACGCGTCGACGCTCGCCACGCTGCGCGACCGCGATTATGTGACAATCGACAAGAAGCGGCTCGTGCCGTCCGACAAGGGCCGGATCGTCACCGCCTTCCTCGAAAGCTTCTTCACGCGTTACGTCGAATACGACTTCACCGCCAGCCTCGAAGAAGACCTCGACCGCATCTCGGCCGGCGAGGCCGAATGGCGCGAGGTGCTGCGTCGCTTCTGGACCGATTTCAACACCCGCGTCGGCGAGGTGAAGGAATTGCGCGTCGCCGAGGTCATCGACGCGCTCAACGATGATCTTGCCGCCCACATCTTCCCCGATCGTGGCGATGGCTCCGACCCGCGCTCCTGCCCCACCTGCGGCACCGGCCGGCTGTCGCTGAAACTCGGCCGCTTCGGCTCGTTCATCGGCTGCTCCAACTATCCGGAGTGCCGTTTCACTCGCCAACTGGGTGGCGACGGCGAGGCGGAATCCGCGCTCGGCGAAGGCGGCGTCAAGCTGCTTGGCACCGATCCGGAGAGCGGCCTCGATGTCACGCTGCGGTCCGGCCGCTTCGGCCCTTATGTTCAGCTCGGCGAAGAGGGCAAGCCGAAACGCGCCTCGCTGCCCAAGGACTGGACAGTCGAAAACATCGACCTTGAGCGCGCCTGCCGCTTGTTGTCGCTGCCGCGCACCATTGGCGACCATCCGGAAACCGGCAAGCCGATCGAGGCCAACATCGGCCGCTACGGTCCCTACGTCAGCCACGACGGCACCTACGCCAACCTCTCCTCGGTCGACGAAGTGTTCGACGTCGGCCTCAACCGCGCCGTCGCAGTCCTCGCCGAGAAGAAGGAGCGCGGTGGCCGCACGCGCGCCACGCCGGCCGCTCTCAAGAGCCTTGGCGAACATCCGGCATCCGGCGGCGAGATTACCGTGCGCGACGGGCGTTATGGACCCTACGTCGCCTGGGACAAGATCAACGCCACCCTGCCCCGCGGCAAGGACCCACAGACGTTGACGCTCGAGGAAGCGCTGGCGCTGATCGCCGACAAGGCTGCCAAGACGCCGACCAAGGGTAAGGCCGCCAAGGCGCCAAAGGCCAGCGCGAAAGCGGCAGCCGAAGGCGACACGGGCGGCAAGAAAAAGGCGGCTCCCAAAGCCGCTGCGACGGCGGCAGCCGCCAAGGGCGCGAAAAAGGCTGCGACCAAGCCCAAAACGTCAAAAGCGAAGCCGGCGTAA